A stretch of DNA from Candidatus Methanomethylicota archaeon:
TTATTCCTGTTTCTTTTTCATATTCATCAGAAGCCATTCTTGCATATACTTCAGTTGCTTTTTCATATGCTAATACAGTAAAAGGATTTGGACATTCAGGAGTGGTTATTTCCAATATGTCATATACTCCTGGTCTAGTGCTCATGTCTCCATAAGCTCTTCCTCCATTAATTAGAAATTGAGTATATTTTCCTTCTTTTTTCATTAAAAAAGGTCCTTCATTTTTTAAAGGTATTTTTAATTTTATTAACATATCTAAAAGCTCATTCACATAAGCTTTACCATTAATGTAAGGTATACAATATTCTACTTCAATTCCTTGCCATAGTTTCAATAAAAACACCACTTTTATTAAACCTATAATTGAATTATATAAAGTTATTTATATTTTAATTTTAATAATTTATTAAGGTGAAATAATGAAAATATTAATAACTGGTGGAGGAGGCTTTGTAGGAAGTAGATTAGCAAAAGCTATGCTACAAAAAGGACATGAAGTAATTGTTTTAGATAAAGTAAAGGGTGAATTAGAAGACTTTGAACATAAGAATATGAAAATCTTAATTGGTGGTGTAGAAGATGAAAAAATTGTAAAAGAAGCAGTTACCAACTGTGATTTAGTATATTACTGTGCTTGGTCTTTTTCTGAAAAAATGATTGATGGATTTAAAATTGATGTTCTTGGATTTTTAAATTTTATGGAAGCATGTTGTAATGCTGGTGTTAAACACATAATTTTTCCAAGTAGTTCAGTAATATATGGTGAACCTATAACTACACCAATTAATGAAGATCATCCTTTATTAGTAGAAAAATCTAGAGCACCAACTCATGCAATTACAAAACTTGCAGTAGAAAAATCTATGGCTATTTATTATAAAGAAAGAGGAATTCCATTTACTATTTTTAGATTTTGGTGGGGATTTAGTGATGATCGCATACCTGGTGGAACTTTAAGAAAATTAATTGATAGTGCACTTAAAAATGAAACACTTTATGTTCCTAAAGAAACTGCTGGAAGTATATTATACATGAATGATTTAATAAAAGCATTTGAAATTGCATCACTTAATGAAAATGCTTATGGTAAGATTTATAATATAACAAGCTTTAATTCAACTTGGAAAGAAATTTTACAAATGATAATTGAATTATCATCATCAAAATCTACAATAGTAGAAGTTGAACCATTTGAATGGAAAGGTCCTGGATTCTTGACTGGAAAATGGATATTAGATGATAGTAAATTAAGAAAAGAATTGAACTTTATTCCTAATGAAAAAATAGCTAAAGAAGCTTTTAGAAATGCTTTAAAAAGAATGATAGAATTAAGAATGGCTTCTCTTTAATTTCTTTTTTTCTAAAATTTCAAGTTCCTCTATTTTTTCACAATCAGGACAAATTTCTTTTGGAATATCTGCTCTTGTATAGAATTTTCTTTTACATCTTTTACAAGTTTCATATATAAATTCGCATTCACCTAATCTTTCCAAAACAATCACCACAATAAAAAAAAGGAAAAAGGAATTTTTATCCTGTTGGTATTGCACCAACAACAAAAGTACAATAGAATAGTGATACTAAATAAAATGCTGCTCCACCAGCAAGAACAATTGATGAAATCCAAGACATTCTTAAAGGCTTGGGCATTAATTTATTATTAACATAGAGTACTAATAAACAATAACTCCCCATTATTAATGGTGACATAAAAGCAAGAACATCAAGTAAGAAAGCTGGTCCTCTTGCAGCACCCATAAGTGTAGTGATAATACCAACTCCTGTAACTATTGCTACCCATATGTAATACCATATTCTCATGCTTATTTTTTGAGCTTTTTTAGATAGTATAAAAGTCATATCTGCTTGTCCTCTTGCAAATGCATCAAATATTCCAAAACTCATTTTCCATCCTACTAAGAACATTACTATGAACCATAGTGGATATAAAACTGGACTAATATATGTAAAAGCTGAAGCTATTGCTTGTATTGCTACTAAAGTCTTACCTGCCTTGATAGCAGCAAGAGCTTCAGGACTTAATTCAGCAGCTTTCATACTTAATACAGTGAAGAATAATGTAGTAAAGTAGGTAATTAAACCAAAGCTTATAACAGCATCATATATATTTAACTTTCTCCATCTTTTCCATTTATCCAATTCTTCTGCATTAGTCCAATCAAAGTAAAATCCTCCTTCTCTCCAGGTTTGTTCTTTTCCAAATATTAAACCAGTAATCTTAGGCATATATGCACCATGTCCTGCATTTTCTTCTCTTGCCCAAAGTGTATACCACATTTGTTGCATACCTGAAGGTCCCATAAAAGCAAGACCACCTACAATTAATGGTAACCAAGTCTTTGTACTCATTAAATCTGTCCAATATCCGAAAGCTACAGTTCCATAAAGTGCATCTGCCCAATGCTTTGGTGTACCTACTAGAACTGCTACAATGAAAGATACAGCAACCATTATTGAAATAGCTATCATTAAAATAACTTTCACAGTTTTATAGACTTGATATGGACTTAGAATTAATATAGCTGCTATAGCTATCATACTAATAATTGCTATTGGCACCCAATCTATACCTAGTAGTAGTCCTAAAGCGCCTGAGCCTGTTACTACATGCCCAGGCCATATATAGACTAATACTGCTACTATATAGAAGTACCACATTATAATTGGATGAATTCTCTTTCCTGCCATGAATATGCTTTCTCCAGTGAAATAAGTCCATCTTGCTATTTCAGCAGTAACAAATATTTGAATTATTAAACCAACTGTAGCAAGCCATCGAATTTCAGGACCATGAACTATAACAAGTCTTGGCCACATGAAAGTTTCTCCCATGCCTACACCTAATGCTGCTAAAATAAGTCCTGGACCGAGAATTTTTTTAATGCTTACAGCACCTGGATCATTTAATACTTTAAGTTCTAATGGAGGGCCGTATTTTCCAATTCTTAATTCTTTTACTTCTTGGCCCATAAGAAACTTCCTATTTAAATTTAATAATTTTTACAATTTATAAACTTTTTTATTAATTTTTTAAATAAAATTATTAAATTTAACTTAGTTAATAACTCATTTATATATTATAACTTAATTTTATTAATCATTTATAAAATTACATTTACATATAATACTTTTTAAAGGTTCTTCTAAGTATTTTATATCTTCATCTATAACACCTATTGGATAATTAGTAAAAGCCCCTATCAATCGATTTAATTTTTTACAAAGTATAAGCAATCCCATATATTCTTGAGGTTTTGGTTGACTAAACAATTTCTTATATACAAAACTTACTCTTATGAATCTATATTCATGATCTTCTTTTACATATCCTCTATTTTCTAAGAATTTAAAATCCTTTATTTTTTTATCCTTTGGTTTACTAAAAATTTCTTCTATATAATCTTTTAATGAAAGTATTCCATCTTTTTTA
This window harbors:
- a CDS encoding NAD(P)-dependent oxidoreductase produces the protein MKILITGGGGFVGSRLAKAMLQKGHEVIVLDKVKGELEDFEHKNMKILIGGVEDEKIVKEAVTNCDLVYYCAWSFSEKMIDGFKIDVLGFLNFMEACCNAGVKHIIFPSSSVIYGEPITTPINEDHPLLVEKSRAPTHAITKLAVEKSMAIYYKERGIPFTIFRFWWGFSDDRIPGGTLRKLIDSALKNETLYVPKETAGSILYMNDLIKAFEIASLNENAYGKIYNITSFNSTWKEILQMIIELSSSKSTIVEVEPFEWKGPGFLTGKWILDDSKLRKELNFIPNEKIAKEAFRNALKRMIELRMASL
- a CDS encoding Nramp family divalent metal transporter encodes the protein MGQEVKELRIGKYGPPLELKVLNDPGAVSIKKILGPGLILAALGVGMGETFMWPRLVIVHGPEIRWLATVGLIIQIFVTAEIARWTYFTGESIFMAGKRIHPIIMWYFYIVAVLVYIWPGHVVTGSGALGLLLGIDWVPIAIISMIAIAAILILSPYQVYKTVKVILMIAISIMVAVSFIVAVLVGTPKHWADALYGTVAFGYWTDLMSTKTWLPLIVGGLAFMGPSGMQQMWYTLWAREENAGHGAYMPKITGLIFGKEQTWREGGFYFDWTNAEELDKWKRWRKLNIYDAVISFGLITYFTTLFFTVLSMKAAELSPEALAAIKAGKTLVAIQAIASAFTYISPVLYPLWFIVMFLVGWKMSFGIFDAFARGQADMTFILSKKAQKISMRIWYYIWVAIVTGVGIITTLMGAARGPAFLLDVLAFMSPLIMGSYCLLVLYVNNKLMPKPLRMSWISSIVLAGGAAFYLVSLFYCTFVVGAIPTG